One window of the Phycodurus eques isolate BA_2022a chromosome 7, UOR_Pequ_1.1, whole genome shotgun sequence genome contains the following:
- the LOC133404921 gene encoding integral membrane protein 2C-like, with product MGKITFQPVAGQKGGQENDGDKNEILIPHPMEEEEEEDELVLPLRSKKSPLNGLCCLTFGLVVFMAGLVLASIYVYRYYFIPHAPEENLFHCKVVYEDSVYAPLRGRQELAENVGIYLADNYEKITVPVPHFGGSDPADIIHDFHRGLTAYHDIALDKCYVIELNTTIVMPPRNLWELLINVKKGTYLPQTYIIHEEMVVTGKVHNMRQLGPFIYRLCNGKDTYRLNRRVSRRRITKREAKDCHSIRHFENTFVVETVICDEV from the exons ATGGGGAAGATCACTTTCCAGCCTGTCGCGGGCCAGAAAGGAGGTCAAGAGAACGATGGCGACAAGAACGAAATCCTCATCCCCCATCCGATG gaggaggaggaggaggaggatgagctTGTCCTACCATTGCGCTCCAAGAAGTCGCCTCTCAACGGGCTGTGCTGTCTGACGTTCGGCCTGGTTGTCTTCATGGCCGGTCTGGTCCTCGCCTCCATCTATGTGTACCGCTACTACTTCATACCTCAC GCCCCAGAGGAGAACTTGTTCCATTGCAAGGTGGTTTACGAGGACTCCGTGTACGCACCGCTGCGTGGGCGACAGGAGCTGGCGGAGAACGTCGGCATCTACTTGGCCGATAATTATGAGAAGATCACCGTGCCCGTACCTCATTTTGGAGGCAGCGATCCTGCTGACATAATCCACGATTTTCACAGA GGATTGACCGCTTACCATGACATTGCTCTGGACAAGTGCTATGTGATTGAGCTCAACACCACCATTGTGATGCCCCCGCGCAACCTTTGGGAGCTGCTCATCAATGTCAAG AAAGGAACATACCTGCCTCAGACCTACATAATTCATGAAGAGATGGTGGTAACCGGCAAAGTGCACAACATGCGTCAGCTGGGACCGTTCATCTACCGCCTTTGCAACGGGAAGGACACATACCGCTTGAACCGTCGTGTCTCCCGCAGAC GCATCACCAAGCGAGAGGCAAAGGATTGCCACAGCATTCGTCACTTTGAGAATACGTTCGTGGTGGAGACGGTTATCTGTGATGAAGTGTGA
- the meis3 gene encoding homeobox protein Meis3 isoform X2 — MEKRYEELVHYSGTEGMSLGVYGDDVRSLPTPHYGATIPDSLKHHKDQIYGHPLFPLLALVFEKCELATCSPRDSASLSATSHLPGMTSHSDVCSSESFNDDIAAFAKQIRSEKPIFSSSPELDNLMIQAIQVLRFHLLELEKVHDLCDNFCHRYITCLKGKMPTDLVLDEREGGSKSDMEDFNGSCTSLSEQNSLWLREPDECATTPLGTPGTCGLPSHSTADNCSDTGDGLDTGVASPSTGEDDESDRERRNNKKRGIFPKVATNIMRAWLFQHLTHPYPSEEQKKQLSQDTGLTILQVNNWFINARRRIVQPMIDQSNRSGQGGPYSPEGAALGGYGLDGQAHLGLRAAGMLHDHVHFTV, encoded by the exons ATGGAGAAGAGG TATGAAGAGCTGGTGCACTACTCGGGGACGGAGGGCATGTCACTGGGGGTGTACGGGGATGATGTCAGATCCCTTCCAACCCCTCACTACGGAGCCACCATCCCCGATTCCCTCAAACACCACAAGGACCAGATCTACGG TCACCCACTGTTCCCACTGCTGGCCTTAGTTTTTGAAAAGTGCGAGCTTGCCACCTGCTCCCCCCGAGACTCCGCCTCCCTTTCTGCCACCTCCCACCTCCCCGGCATGACAAGTCACAGCGACGTGTGCTCCTCGGAATCCTTCAACGATGACATTGCTGCATTCGCTAAACAG ATTCGTTCAGAGAAACCAATATTTTCTTCTAGCCCTGAGCTGGACAACTTG ATGATTCAGGCTATACAAGTTCTTCGTTTTCATTTACTGGAGTTAGAGAAG GTGCATGACCTATGTGATAACTTCTGCCACCGTTATATCACCTGTCTGAAGGGCAAAATGCCCACAGACTTGGTCCTGGATGAACGGGAGGGAGGCTCTAAGTCTGACATGGAGGACTTTAACGGATCCTGCACCAGTCTGTCGGAACAG AACTCATTATGGTTACGAGAGCCTGATGAATGCGCCACCACCCCTTTGGGAACACCAGGCACCTGTGGTCTGCCTTCACACAGCACAGCAGACAACTGTAGTGATACAG GCGACGGTCTGGACAcaggggtggcctcccccagcacAGGAGAGGACGACGAGTCTGACCGAGAGAGGAGAAACAACAAGAAGAGAGGCATTTTTCCCAAAGTGGCCACAAACATAATGCGAGCGTGGCTCTTCCAGCATCTGACG CACCCGTACCCATCAGAGGAGCAGAAGAAGCAGCTGTCACAGGACACAGGTCTGACCATCTTACAGGTCAACAACTG GTTCATCAACGCCAGGAGGAGAATTGTTCAGCCCATGATTGACCAATCGAATCGCTCAG GTCAGGGTGGTCCCTACAGCCCAGAGGGAGCGGCCCTCGGGGGTTACGGGCTTGACGGACAAGCCCACCTCGGCCTCCGTGCAGCAGGTATGCTGCACGATCACGTTCACTTCACGGTGTGA
- the meis3 gene encoding homeobox protein Meis3 isoform X3: protein MEKRYEELVHYSGTEGMSLGVYGDDVRSLPTPHYGATIPDSLKHHKDQIYGHPLFPLLALVFEKCELATCSPRDSASLSATSHLPGMTSHSDVCSSESFNDDIAAFAKQIRSEKPIFSSSPELDNLMIQAIQVLRFHLLELEKVHDLCDNFCHRYITCLKGKMPTDLVLDEREGGSKSDMEDFNGSCTSLSEQNSLWLREPDECATTPLGTPGTCGLPSHSTADNCSDTGDGLDTGVASPSTGEDDESDRERRNNKKRGIFPKVATNIMRAWLFQHLTHPYPSEEQKKQLSQDTGLTILQVNNWFINARRRIVQPMIDQSNRSGQGGPYSPEGAALGGYGLDGQAHLGLRAAGLQGMPSLQGDYPGTLLSQAAYPPHPGPSLHPYPGPHPHAAMLLHPPPHAHPTEPLLAQGLDIHAH from the exons ATGGAGAAGAGG TATGAAGAGCTGGTGCACTACTCGGGGACGGAGGGCATGTCACTGGGGGTGTACGGGGATGATGTCAGATCCCTTCCAACCCCTCACTACGGAGCCACCATCCCCGATTCCCTCAAACACCACAAGGACCAGATCTACGG TCACCCACTGTTCCCACTGCTGGCCTTAGTTTTTGAAAAGTGCGAGCTTGCCACCTGCTCCCCCCGAGACTCCGCCTCCCTTTCTGCCACCTCCCACCTCCCCGGCATGACAAGTCACAGCGACGTGTGCTCCTCGGAATCCTTCAACGATGACATTGCTGCATTCGCTAAACAG ATTCGTTCAGAGAAACCAATATTTTCTTCTAGCCCTGAGCTGGACAACTTG ATGATTCAGGCTATACAAGTTCTTCGTTTTCATTTACTGGAGTTAGAGAAG GTGCATGACCTATGTGATAACTTCTGCCACCGTTATATCACCTGTCTGAAGGGCAAAATGCCCACAGACTTGGTCCTGGATGAACGGGAGGGAGGCTCTAAGTCTGACATGGAGGACTTTAACGGATCCTGCACCAGTCTGTCGGAACAG AACTCATTATGGTTACGAGAGCCTGATGAATGCGCCACCACCCCTTTGGGAACACCAGGCACCTGTGGTCTGCCTTCACACAGCACAGCAGACAACTGTAGTGATACAG GCGACGGTCTGGACAcaggggtggcctcccccagcacAGGAGAGGACGACGAGTCTGACCGAGAGAGGAGAAACAACAAGAAGAGAGGCATTTTTCCCAAAGTGGCCACAAACATAATGCGAGCGTGGCTCTTCCAGCATCTGACG CACCCGTACCCATCAGAGGAGCAGAAGAAGCAGCTGTCACAGGACACAGGTCTGACCATCTTACAGGTCAACAACTG GTTCATCAACGCCAGGAGGAGAATTGTTCAGCCCATGATTGACCAATCGAATCGCTCAG GTCAGGGTGGTCCCTACAGCCCAGAGGGAGCGGCCCTCGGGGGTTACGGGCTTGACGGACAAGCCCACCTCGGCCTCCGTGCAGCAG GTCTTCAGGGGATGCCATCTCTGCAAGGGGATTACCCCGGTACTTTGCTGTCCCAAGCAGCCTACCCACCCCACCCGGGACCTTCCCTCCACCCGTACCCGGGCCCACACCCGCACGCCGCCATGCTGCTTCACCCGCCGCCGCATGCGCACCCCACAGAGCCCCTCCTTGCACAAGGACTGGACATACATGCACACTAG
- the meis3 gene encoding homeobox protein Meis3 isoform X1: protein MEKRYEELVHYSGTEGMSLGVYGDDVRSLPTPHYGATIPDSLKHHKDQIYGHPLFPLLALVFEKCELATCSPRDSASLSATSHLPGMTSHSDVCSSESFNDDIAAFAKQIRSEKPIFSSSPELDNLMIQAIQVLRFHLLELEKVHDLCDNFCHRYITCLKGKMPTDLVLDEREGGSKSDMEDFNGSCTSLSEQNSLWLREPDECATTPLGTPGTCGLPSHSTADNCSDTGDGLDTGVASPSTGEDDESDRERRNNKKRGIFPKVATNIMRAWLFQHLTHPYPSEEQKKQLSQDTGLTILQVNNWSSGDAISARGLPRYFAVPSSLPTPPGTFPPPVPGPTPARRHAASPAAACAPHRAPPCTRTGHTCTLAVEWESL, encoded by the exons ATGGAGAAGAGG TATGAAGAGCTGGTGCACTACTCGGGGACGGAGGGCATGTCACTGGGGGTGTACGGGGATGATGTCAGATCCCTTCCAACCCCTCACTACGGAGCCACCATCCCCGATTCCCTCAAACACCACAAGGACCAGATCTACGG TCACCCACTGTTCCCACTGCTGGCCTTAGTTTTTGAAAAGTGCGAGCTTGCCACCTGCTCCCCCCGAGACTCCGCCTCCCTTTCTGCCACCTCCCACCTCCCCGGCATGACAAGTCACAGCGACGTGTGCTCCTCGGAATCCTTCAACGATGACATTGCTGCATTCGCTAAACAG ATTCGTTCAGAGAAACCAATATTTTCTTCTAGCCCTGAGCTGGACAACTTG ATGATTCAGGCTATACAAGTTCTTCGTTTTCATTTACTGGAGTTAGAGAAG GTGCATGACCTATGTGATAACTTCTGCCACCGTTATATCACCTGTCTGAAGGGCAAAATGCCCACAGACTTGGTCCTGGATGAACGGGAGGGAGGCTCTAAGTCTGACATGGAGGACTTTAACGGATCCTGCACCAGTCTGTCGGAACAG AACTCATTATGGTTACGAGAGCCTGATGAATGCGCCACCACCCCTTTGGGAACACCAGGCACCTGTGGTCTGCCTTCACACAGCACAGCAGACAACTGTAGTGATACAG GCGACGGTCTGGACAcaggggtggcctcccccagcacAGGAGAGGACGACGAGTCTGACCGAGAGAGGAGAAACAACAAGAAGAGAGGCATTTTTCCCAAAGTGGCCACAAACATAATGCGAGCGTGGCTCTTCCAGCATCTGACG CACCCGTACCCATCAGAGGAGCAGAAGAAGCAGCTGTCACAGGACACAGGTCTGACCATCTTACAGGTCAACAACTG GTCTTCAGGGGATGCCATCTCTGCAAGGGGATTACCCCGGTACTTTGCTGTCCCAAGCAGCCTACCCACCCCACCCGGGACCTTCCCTCCACCCGTACCCGGGCCCACACCCGCACGCCGCCATGCTGCTTCACCCGCCGCCGCATGCGCACCCCACAGAGCCCCTCCTTGCACAAGGACTGGACATACATGCACACTAGCTGTCGAGTGGGAGTCTCTGTGA